DNA sequence from the uncultured Ilyobacter sp. genome:
TTTTTTTCTACACACTTTTATCTTATTTTTTCTGCTGTATATTGTGTAAAAGCTTTCAATTTCAAACCAAACTTTGAAAGTCTCTTAAAGGCCTTTAAGTATGTAAATTTAGCCTTTATAATAATTTTCTTTATAAATTTAGTGCTCGGAACAAATTATATGTTTGTAAACTATAAACCAACCTTTAAAAGTCCCCTCGATTATATGGGACCTTGGCCATATTATATTATAGTCCTAGAGATTATAACCTTTGTTTGTTTTCTCGTAATGTACCTGCCTTTTTATACGAAAAAAAGGTAGGTTTATTTCCTACAGAGTTAGTTATTTTTTTAACATAAAGGAGTGATTTAGTAATGCGTAACTTTGTATTCAACAAAGCAATGGAACTTCGAAGAGACACTTTAAAAACCATTGTATCTCTCTATGAAAAGGACCAACTTAGAGAAAAGTTTCCTAAAATCGTAAGAGAGATTCTCCCAGGAGACAACCCTGTTTACAGAAACAACATCTACAGAGAGAGAGAGATTCTTAAACAGAGAATCAAAATTTATCTTGATTTTGATTATGAAAAGACGAGAGATCTTGAGCTTTTTGAACTTGTAAACCACTTAGATTCAAAATTTTTCTATAAAAAAGATGAACTAAGGGGAAAACATAAGTATGTTAGAGTGATTAAAGAAGCCTGCGATGTCTGTCCTTCAGGAAAATATTATGCTACAGACCTTTGCAGAAACTGTATCGCCCACAACTGTACCAATGTCTGCCCAAGGGACGCTATTGTTTTTGAAGATGGAAGAGCAAAAATAATACCTGAAAAATGTATCGGATGCGGTCTTTGTGCCAAATCATGTGACTACTATGCTATTGTAAAATTAGAAAGACCATGTGAAAGAGCCTGTACACTTGGTGCCATAACAAAGGATGAAAACGGTGCGGCAGATATCAACAAGGATAAATGTGTGGCCTGCGGTGCCTGTCATGTGGCCTGCCCATTTGGAGCCATAGAATCACCTACCCAGATTTTAGACGTAGTACATGCCATCCAAAACCAGGATGAAGTTATCGCAATATACGCCCCGGCAATAGTTTCTCAGTTCGGACATACTGTTTCTCCCGGAAAAATAAAGTCCTTATTCAAGAAACTTGGTTTTTCAGATGCTATGGAAGTAGCTGTAGGAGCCGATATGGTTGCAGAGGAAGAGGCAGAGATCCTTAGGGAGAATCCTGGAAAAATGACAACATCATGCTGCCCTTCTTTTTACAGCTATATAAAGAAGCATCAGCCTGAAATGGAAAAATATATCTCCCATGCACCATCTCCTATGGCTGCATTGGCAGAACATCTAAAAGAAAAATACCCAAATAAAAAAATCGCATTTATCGGACCATGTATTGCAAAAAAAATGGAAGCAGACAAATATAATATTTTAAAAGAGAAAAAAGTTGTGGATTACGTACTAACTTTTACTGATGTAGCCGCATGGATAGAGGCTAGAGAGCTAGATGTAGCAACACTCCCTGAGGATGATATCCTAGGAACTTCCTTTGGATGGGGATTTGCACACACTGGAGGAGTTGCAAATGCAGTTGCAGAAAAGTTGGATCAAGACGTAAAGGTAATCCATATGAACGGACTAGCAGAAGGAAAAGAAAGCTTCGCAGCCTTTGAAAAATCTGGAGACTATACTCTCCTAGAGGGAATGGGATGTCGTGGCGGATGTATTGCCGGACCTTCTATTCTACAGAACCCTAAAGTGGCTAGGGTTATGCTCATGAAGGTTGGATCTAAAAAATAATCTTCTTAACAGAGAATAAGCAATTATCAAACAAAGAGGGTGACCCGCAGGTATTTTTCCTACCTG
Encoded proteins:
- a CDS encoding monomeric [FeFe] hydrogenase, which gives rise to MRNFVFNKAMELRRDTLKTIVSLYEKDQLREKFPKIVREILPGDNPVYRNNIYREREILKQRIKIYLDFDYEKTRDLELFELVNHLDSKFFYKKDELRGKHKYVRVIKEACDVCPSGKYYATDLCRNCIAHNCTNVCPRDAIVFEDGRAKIIPEKCIGCGLCAKSCDYYAIVKLERPCERACTLGAITKDENGAADINKDKCVACGACHVACPFGAIESPTQILDVVHAIQNQDEVIAIYAPAIVSQFGHTVSPGKIKSLFKKLGFSDAMEVAVGADMVAEEEAEILRENPGKMTTSCCPSFYSYIKKHQPEMEKYISHAPSPMAALAEHLKEKYPNKKIAFIGPCIAKKMEADKYNILKEKKVVDYVLTFTDVAAWIEARELDVATLPEDDILGTSFGWGFAHTGGVANAVAEKLDQDVKVIHMNGLAEGKESFAAFEKSGDYTLLEGMGCRGGCIAGPSILQNPKVARVMLMKVGSKK